In Polaromonas sp. JS666, one genomic interval encodes:
- a CDS encoding toll/interleukin-1 receptor domain-containing protein has protein sequence MHDPTRPFLVIYVAWHPDFAGGAEIAEALREHFRRKHYENVAGGTGLSIIFRSTPAHNASAPIPIDLDEAETTAIVVLVESNLSADTNWIHYVRELEDRAEAVGLGSRVFPVALEASAVKTGISAQALRWDKWNGTPAELRQRLIRELTYQFCRMLRHYLEHLKRPEEEDAALEAYLKKVQVFLSHSKHDADGERIAHAIRDRLHDGQGGTGLSSFFDVHDIPPGLRFQKVLFLQVKLSAVVAVHTDSYSSREWCRREIIEAKRWNVPLVIANCISSMDERGFPYMGNVPVVRMDPHGTGRIDFVIGRLLDEVLKDFLWHCRIELTGAAAGPAVIFLPRPPELISLAGLPAATAVPEPVIVYPDPPLSAEEERLFEEVAPHVRLRSLTEWLAGATL, from the coding sequence ATGCACGACCCAACCCGTCCATTCCTCGTCATTTACGTAGCTTGGCATCCTGACTTCGCTGGGGGTGCGGAAATCGCCGAGGCGCTCCGGGAACATTTTCGCCGCAAGCATTATGAGAACGTCGCTGGGGGTACCGGCCTGAGCATAATTTTCCGCTCAACCCCGGCGCATAACGCCAGTGCACCGATACCCATAGATTTGGACGAAGCAGAAACAACCGCTATCGTCGTCCTAGTGGAGTCGAATCTTTCCGCTGACACGAACTGGATTCACTATGTACGGGAATTAGAAGACCGGGCAGAAGCTGTAGGCCTCGGGTCGCGTGTATTTCCCGTAGCGCTGGAGGCGTCAGCAGTAAAGACAGGGATTAGCGCGCAGGCATTGCGCTGGGATAAGTGGAACGGAACACCAGCTGAACTTCGGCAGCGCCTCATTAGAGAGCTCACTTACCAGTTCTGCCGGATGTTGCGACATTACCTTGAACATCTGAAGCGGCCGGAGGAGGAAGACGCAGCGCTGGAGGCTTATTTGAAGAAGGTACAGGTATTCCTCAGCCACTCTAAACATGACGCCGACGGAGAGCGGATAGCGCATGCGATCAGAGACCGGCTACATGATGGACAAGGGGGAACTGGCTTGTCGAGCTTTTTCGACGTGCACGATATTCCTCCAGGCCTCCGCTTCCAAAAAGTATTGTTTCTTCAGGTGAAATTGAGCGCAGTCGTAGCGGTTCACACAGACTCCTACTCGTCACGAGAATGGTGCCGTCGGGAGATTATTGAGGCGAAGCGGTGGAACGTCCCGCTGGTGATTGCCAATTGCATTAGCAGTATGGATGAGCGCGGCTTTCCCTACATGGGTAACGTACCAGTCGTGCGCATGGACCCTCACGGCACGGGCCGTATCGACTTCGTGATCGGCCGCCTTCTCGACGAGGTGCTAAAGGATTTCCTGTGGCATTGCCGAATCGAGCTGACGGGCGCGGCCGCAGGTCCTGCAGTAATATTTCTTCCGCGGCCTCCGGAACTCATTTCGCTTGCGGGCTTGCCAGCGGCAACAGCCGTACCTGAACCCGTGATCGTATACCCCGATCCCCCATTGAGCGCAGAGGAAGAGCGCCTGTTCGAGGAAGTGGCTCCACACGTGCGTTTGCGAAGTCTGACTGAATGGCTAGCCGGAGCAACACTATGA